Part of the Aureitalea marina genome, GGAAACTTTCTAATAATTGGTTCTAATTCCAATGGATTAGATAGACGTGGTGTAAGTCCCGGCTCAAAATAAAAATGCCCAGGTAATCCAGAACCTAAATGAATTGCTATAGGTATATCGAGTTCTTCAGCAACTGCGTAATATGGTTCCATCCTTGGATCTGAAGGAGCTATACCTTCATATTGATTAGAAATTTCACCCAGAACTCGGAATCCATTTTTATTAACTAAGATTCTTAAACTATCCGTGGTAATGTTATCCCTCCCAATCCTAAATTGGCAACTTTTGATTATCCTATCACCAATTCTATTATACATATTTTCAACTGCTAAAGGAGGTCCACTAGTTACAGCTGTAATATTATGCTTGTCAAGTTGGTAAGTCAATCTTTCGATGAAATTTTCGTAGGAACTTGGTGACCATATCGGATCATCACACTCCGGATCATGAAGCTTATTATTCCATATTTCTAAATAATCATCTTTCGGGTCAAAATGCTGAATGATACTGGTAATTGGAAGACAAAAACCCAAGGTGTCAATAGTAAACTCCTCATTCTCGGCTGAATGAATATGCATATCAATTATTGGTCCTTCATATTTTAATGCTTTTTCATGAGTTACTTTTGATTCCCTATTGGAATTACAGCCACTCAGTAAGGAAAATATGAAGAATGTAAAAATTAATCTCATTTATTCTAAATTGTGCCCAACGGTCTCGGCTATAAGTAGTTGCGTGGGTTAGCACTTAACTTTGCAAATACATTACAAAGTAAAAATCCGCGAGGATTTTCAGAAGTATGTGGGAACAAGTAATTACTTATAGCCATTGTTAGCTTTAGTTTATTTTTCTACAATTTCATTTAACTTATTGATAGTCAAGGTTTTCATTCTAGTAATCAATCCGTTTAAATATTCACCTTCCGAATTAAAAAGCGCATAGCTTGGAAACCCATTTAAAGATAACTCAGACATCAATTCATTAACTACTTTCTGATTTGCATAAATATGAATACCTTTTTGTTCCATTTCCAATATTTTATTTTCCCAT contains:
- a CDS encoding amidohydrolase family protein, giving the protein MRLIFTFFIFSLLSGCNSNRESKVTHEKALKYEGPIIDMHIHSAENEEFTIDTLGFCLPITSIIQHFDPKDDYLEIWNNKLHDPECDDPIWSPSSYENFIERLTYQLDKHNITAVTSGPPLAVENMYNRIGDRIIKSCQFRIGRDNITTDSLRILVNKNGFRVLGEISNQYEGIAPSDPRMEPYYAVAEELDIPIAIHLGSGLPGHFYFEPGLTPRLSNPLELEPIIRKFPKLRISIMHYGEPYIDELISMMVNYPQLYADIGGMQVFYPREYFYEYHLKKMVSAGLGKRIMFGTDMIIWPEIIDRAVKVIDEAPFLSMKQKDDIFYNNAARFLRLEEKKK